From a region of the Kaistia sp. 32K genome:
- a CDS encoding fumarylacetoacetate hydrolase family protein: MTEPSYVVTPPPRVSVGVRDSSARFPVHRIYCVGRNYAAHAREMGHDPDREPPFFFLKNPDDIVEAGTAVPYPSQTSDLHHEAELVVALGEGGSDIAPEDALSHVYGYAIGLDLTLRDVQAEAKKAARPWATAKAFAASAPIGDIVPASVLGHPASGRLTATVNGQPRQEGDLADMIWSVPEIIAHLSRWFVLAPGDLIFTGTPAGVGGLERGDVVVAEIDGIGSLEVSIR; encoded by the coding sequence ATGACCGAGCCGAGCTATGTCGTCACCCCGCCGCCCCGCGTTTCGGTCGGCGTGCGCGATTCGTCCGCCCGCTTTCCCGTGCACCGGATCTACTGCGTCGGCCGCAACTACGCCGCCCACGCCCGCGAGATGGGGCATGACCCGGACCGCGAGCCGCCCTTCTTCTTCCTGAAGAACCCCGACGACATCGTCGAGGCGGGAACGGCGGTCCCCTACCCGTCGCAGACGTCCGACCTGCATCACGAGGCCGAGCTGGTGGTGGCGCTCGGTGAGGGCGGCAGCGACATCGCGCCGGAAGACGCGCTCTCGCATGTCTATGGCTATGCGATCGGCCTCGACCTGACGCTTCGCGACGTGCAGGCGGAAGCGAAGAAAGCGGCGCGCCCCTGGGCCACCGCCAAGGCGTTCGCCGCCTCCGCGCCGATCGGCGATATCGTGCCGGCGAGCGTCCTCGGCCATCCCGCCTCGGGCCGCCTGACGGCGACCGTCAACGGCCAGCCGCGCCAGGAAGGCGACCTCGCCGACATGATCTGGTCGGTTCCCGAGATCATCGCGCATCTGTCGCGCTGGTTCGTGCTGGCGCCGGGCGATCTCATCTTCACGGGCACGCCGGCTGGCGTCGGCGGGCTGGAGCGCGGCGATGTCGTCGTGGCTGAGATCGACGGCATCGGCAGCCTCGAGGTGTCGATCCGCTGA